One window of the Endomicrobium proavitum genome contains the following:
- a CDS encoding 4Fe-4S dicluster domain-containing protein produces the protein MKRVYAFENRCLGCGLCEVYCKTAHSKSKDIIKANRNENITSAIVIEEILQPKAVAYFALQCRHCDDAKCVKACIAGAMYKDENGVVRNDKDKCVACLSCLLVCPFGAVKKTEEGKTVSKCDLCIDFGAPACVENCPNGALKLLDDKEAEALK, from the coding sequence ATGAAAAGAGTTTACGCGTTTGAAAACAGATGTTTGGGCTGCGGACTTTGCGAGGTTTATTGTAAAACCGCGCATTCAAAATCTAAAGATATTATTAAAGCAAACAGAAATGAAAATATAACTTCGGCAATAGTTATAGAAGAAATTCTTCAGCCTAAAGCCGTAGCGTATTTTGCTTTGCAATGCCGTCATTGCGACGACGCAAAATGCGTTAAAGCCTGCATAGCGGGCGCAATGTATAAAGATGAAAACGGCGTTGTCAGAAACGATAAAGACAAATGCGTCGCTTGTTTGTCGTGCCTTTTGGTTTGTCCGTTCGGCGCGGTCAAAAAGACTGAAGAGGGAAAAACCGTTTCCAAATGCGACCTTTGCATAGATTTCGGCGCCCCTGCCTGCGTGGAAAACTGCCCTAACGGAGCTCTTAAACTTTTAGACGATAAAGAAGCGGAGGCGTTAAAATGA
- a CDS encoding autotransporter outer membrane beta-barrel domain-containing protein, whose product MKKLLLALVISISCFCAAYAQVNKGGVFIANVLTVPSFADAQTSALNNLHQYKEANISAEVSLGSFKYKKENAIDADFDGKERNLLVGLDMYKTDSVTLGMLVKYSVTELDEFGDYSKITDIGVGGYLGYFFEKLDVKAVLRTGYQTYSNEKNTSVIKTSKGEFTGNSFMANVEAKYKIPVNEVFVLKPFVAFDAGANFYKGVSLDGFSLKGGSYFKSAVEGGAGIEAQLSGVFLYLDIGVGYLLSGNKNTITADVLGVETEIEGTKQSRVAAKTRIGAEVDLNSDVALFFNAGYSESSSFRNVFAAIGVNCKIGE is encoded by the coding sequence ATGAAGAAATTGTTATTGGCTTTGGTTATTTCAATATCCTGTTTTTGCGCGGCGTATGCGCAGGTAAATAAAGGCGGCGTTTTTATAGCCAACGTTTTAACCGTGCCGTCTTTTGCAGACGCGCAAACTTCCGCGTTAAACAATTTGCATCAGTATAAAGAAGCTAATATTTCCGCCGAAGTTTCTCTCGGATCTTTCAAATACAAAAAAGAAAACGCCATAGACGCCGATTTTGACGGCAAAGAAAGAAATCTTCTTGTAGGTCTTGATATGTATAAAACAGACAGCGTTACGCTGGGAATGCTTGTAAAATATTCCGTTACGGAGCTTGACGAGTTTGGCGATTATTCAAAAATAACTGATATCGGCGTAGGCGGTTATCTTGGGTATTTTTTTGAAAAATTAGACGTAAAAGCCGTTTTAAGAACCGGTTATCAAACGTATTCCAACGAAAAAAATACAAGCGTTATAAAAACTTCAAAAGGCGAATTTACGGGAAACAGTTTTATGGCCAACGTTGAAGCAAAATATAAAATACCTGTTAACGAAGTTTTTGTGTTAAAACCGTTTGTTGCTTTTGACGCCGGCGCTAATTTTTATAAAGGCGTATCGCTTGACGGGTTCTCGCTAAAAGGCGGGTCTTACTTTAAAAGCGCAGTTGAAGGCGGGGCAGGCATTGAAGCCCAATTGTCCGGAGTATTTCTTTATTTGGATATTGGAGTAGGGTATTTGCTTAGCGGAAATAAAAACACAATAACCGCCGATGTTTTAGGCGTTGAAACCGAAATAGAAGGCACAAAACAAAGCAGAGTTGCGGCAAAAACCCGCATAGGCGCGGAAGTTGATCTTAACTCGGACGTAGCGCTGTTTTTTAACGCGGGATACAGCGAATCGTCAAGCTTTAGAAACGTATTTGCCGCTATAGGCGTAAATTGCAAAATAGGCGAATAA
- the glnA gene encoding type I glutamate--ammonia ligase: MNYTKEQIIQIVKENNVKFIRLQFTDILGNLKNVAITASQLEKALDNKCMFDGSSIEGFVRIEESDMYLRPDLDTFVIFPWRPQDGKVARFICDVYTPDGKPFEGCPRYALKKVLKEAADLGYSFNVGPECEFFLFVTDEKGKPTTITQDDAGYFDLAPIDLGENARRDICLTLENMGFEIEASHHEVARGQHEIDFKYADALKAADNINTFKMVVKIVAQKHGLHATFMPKPIAGINGSGMHTNMSLFKDGKNAFYDEKDALQLSQTAYNYIGGLIKNMRSMAAVTNPLVNSYKRLVPGYEAPVNIAWSCHNRSPLIRIPAARGASTRVELRSPDPSSNPYLVLAACLAAGLDGVKNKIKPPKPVEQNVFKMTKEEKAKAGVGDLPSELNEALTELQNSALMKNTLGEHIFENYLEAKREEWFEYITKVHQWELDEYLSVY; this comes from the coding sequence ATGAATTACACAAAAGAACAGATTATTCAGATTGTAAAAGAAAACAATGTAAAGTTTATACGCTTACAGTTTACCGACATTTTGGGAAATTTAAAAAATGTTGCAATAACCGCAAGCCAGCTTGAAAAGGCTTTGGATAATAAGTGCATGTTTGACGGTTCTTCAATAGAAGGTTTTGTGCGCATTGAAGAAAGCGACATGTATCTTCGTCCGGATTTAGATACGTTTGTAATTTTTCCGTGGAGACCGCAGGACGGAAAGGTTGCAAGATTTATTTGCGACGTTTATACTCCCGACGGAAAACCTTTTGAAGGCTGTCCCAGATACGCTTTGAAAAAAGTTTTAAAAGAGGCCGCGGATTTAGGGTATTCTTTCAACGTAGGTCCGGAATGCGAATTTTTCTTGTTTGTTACCGACGAGAAAGGTAAACCCACAACCATAACTCAAGACGACGCCGGATATTTTGATTTGGCGCCTATAGATTTGGGCGAAAATGCCAGACGGGATATTTGTTTAACTTTAGAAAATATGGGTTTTGAAATAGAAGCGTCTCACCATGAAGTTGCAAGAGGACAGCACGAGATAGATTTTAAATATGCGGACGCTTTAAAAGCCGCCGACAATATTAACACGTTTAAAATGGTTGTAAAAATCGTCGCGCAAAAACACGGTCTTCACGCAACGTTTATGCCTAAACCTATAGCAGGAATAAACGGTTCGGGAATGCATACGAACATGTCGCTGTTTAAAGACGGAAAAAACGCGTTTTACGATGAAAAAGACGCGCTGCAGCTTTCTCAAACCGCTTACAATTATATCGGCGGGCTTATAAAAAATATGCGCTCTATGGCGGCGGTTACAAACCCGCTTGTAAACTCTTACAAAAGGCTTGTGCCGGGCTATGAAGCGCCTGTAAACATTGCGTGGTCTTGCCATAACAGAAGTCCGCTTATAAGAATTCCCGCGGCGCGCGGCGCCAGCACAAGAGTTGAACTGCGTAGCCCCGATCCGTCGTCAAATCCTTATTTGGTTTTAGCGGCGTGTTTGGCGGCAGGTCTTGACGGGGTAAAAAATAAAATAAAACCTCCAAAACCTGTGGAGCAGAATGTTTTCAAAATGACAAAAGAAGAAAAAGCTAAAGCCGGCGTAGGCGATTTGCCGTCGGAATTAAACGAAGCTTTAACGGAATTGCAAAACAGCGCGCTTATGAAAAACACGTTGGGCGAACATATTTTTGAAAATTATTTGGAAGCAAAACGCGAAGAGTGGTTTGAATATATAACTAAAGTTCATCAGTGGGAGTTAGACGAGTATCTTTCTGTCTATTAA
- a CDS encoding NAD(P)/FAD-dependent oxidoreductase — protein MKYVIIGNSAAGVNAADAIRKNDKKGQITIISNEEFPAYGRPLISYYLSGKVKPENMSYRDASFYKSRKIDVLLNTEVTKIDSKNKKVITSGGKKIDYDKLLIATGSVPFVPPTNGLANQENVFTFLTYGESRRLKTAVNKNSKVVIVGAGLIGLKAAEGLFGQVAKITVLDLADRVMASVLDKPAAKLIQSHIEQNDIDFKLGVSVAEVVGEKKVSKVVLSNGESLLCDILIVAVGVRPNVALAKESGIKVNRAIIVDEYMQTSQKDIYAAGDCVESWDCLANACKVLALWPNASNQGETAGFNMSVGNKQKAPVSFAMNAISFFGLQLISAGIIGEANKNSIFDRAANKLRRLNIVDDKLLGYVLINDTQRAGIYTALINDKTKLSSLEYDITKKDIGLSVYPKASRVCKIWGQTK, from the coding sequence ATGAAATACGTAATCATCGGCAACAGCGCCGCCGGCGTTAACGCTGCAGACGCTATAAGAAAAAACGACAAAAAAGGTCAAATAACAATAATTTCAAACGAAGAGTTTCCGGCATACGGCAGACCGCTTATTTCTTATTATTTAAGCGGAAAAGTTAAACCGGAAAATATGTCTTACCGCGACGCAAGTTTTTATAAGTCAAGAAAAATTGACGTTTTGCTTAACACTGAAGTTACAAAGATAGATTCAAAAAATAAAAAAGTTATTACTTCCGGCGGCAAGAAAATAGATTATGACAAACTGCTTATAGCTACGGGAAGCGTTCCGTTTGTTCCGCCTACAAACGGTTTGGCAAATCAGGAAAACGTTTTTACGTTTTTAACTTACGGCGAATCAAGAAGGCTTAAAACAGCCGTAAATAAAAACTCAAAAGTTGTTATTGTCGGCGCGGGTCTTATAGGTTTGAAGGCCGCCGAAGGTTTGTTCGGGCAGGTTGCAAAAATTACCGTTTTAGATTTGGCGGACAGAGTTATGGCGTCGGTTTTAGATAAACCGGCGGCAAAATTAATTCAAAGCCATATAGAACAAAACGATATAGATTTTAAACTCGGCGTAAGCGTTGCCGAAGTTGTCGGCGAGAAAAAAGTTTCAAAAGTTGTTCTTTCAAACGGAGAGTCGCTTCTTTGCGATATTTTAATAGTTGCCGTCGGAGTTCGCCCTAACGTTGCTCTTGCAAAGGAATCCGGTATTAAAGTTAACAGAGCTATAATTGTTGACGAATATATGCAAACTTCACAGAAAGATATTTACGCCGCGGGCGACTGCGTTGAATCTTGGGATTGTCTTGCAAACGCTTGCAAAGTTTTGGCTTTGTGGCCTAACGCGTCTAATCAGGGCGAAACGGCGGGTTTTAATATGTCCGTCGGAAATAAACAAAAAGCGCCCGTTTCGTTTGCGATGAACGCAATCTCATTTTTCGGCTTGCAGTTAATATCCGCCGGAATTATAGGCGAAGCCAATAAAAATTCAATTTTTGACAGAGCCGCAAATAAACTTAGAAGATTAAATATTGTTGACGACAAACTTTTGGGATACGTTTTAATTAACGACACCCAGAGAGCCGGAATTTATACCGCATTAATCAACGATAAAACAAAACTATCGTCTCTTGAATACGATATAACAAAAAAAGATATAGGCTTAAGCGTATATCCGAAAGCGTCAAGAGTTTGCAAAATATGGGGTCAAACAAAATGA
- a CDS encoding class II glutamine amidotransferase produces the protein MLREGDVRIPSGCAISGIIDKTGKRFSGEDIIKSIALMHDRSNGLGGGFAAYGIYPEYKDFYALHIFFDTLTAKVNAEEFLEKHFDIESAGDIPTTPIDGITNKPLIWRYFVRPRVHMMQDEFIDEDEFTARCAVKINTEFTGAYVFSSGKNMGAFKGVGYPEDIGKFYMLETYKAHFWTAHGRFPTNTPGWWGGAHPFTLLNWSVVHNGEISSYDANRRFVEMFGYKCTLQTDTEVITYLFDLLVRKHKLSLEKAIQIVCAPFWTDIERESAELKKDLKALRAVYSSALINGPFSIILGSEKGMIALNDRIKLRSMVAAEKGSKTFVASEESAIRIICPNPDKVWSPRGGEPVVAFLEGASK, from the coding sequence ATGTTACGAGAAGGCGACGTTCGCATACCTTCCGGCTGTGCTATAAGCGGCATTATAGATAAAACCGGAAAAAGATTCAGCGGCGAAGACATTATAAAATCTATCGCTCTCATGCACGACCGCTCAAACGGTCTTGGCGGCGGATTTGCGGCTTACGGCATTTATCCGGAATACAAAGATTTTTACGCGCTGCACATATTTTTTGACACTTTAACCGCAAAGGTTAACGCGGAAGAATTTCTTGAAAAACATTTTGATATTGAAAGCGCCGGCGATATTCCTACCACTCCCATTGACGGCATTACAAACAAACCTTTAATATGGCGTTATTTCGTTCGTCCGAGAGTTCACATGATGCAGGACGAATTTATAGACGAAGACGAATTTACCGCAAGATGCGCAGTTAAAATAAACACGGAATTTACGGGCGCATACGTTTTTTCAAGCGGTAAAAATATGGGAGCTTTTAAAGGCGTCGGTTATCCCGAAGATATCGGCAAATTTTATATGCTTGAAACTTATAAAGCCCATTTCTGGACGGCGCACGGAAGATTTCCTACAAACACGCCGGGCTGGTGGGGCGGAGCGCATCCGTTTACTTTGCTTAATTGGTCTGTGGTTCACAACGGAGAAATTTCTTCTTACGACGCAAACAGACGCTTTGTGGAAATGTTCGGTTACAAATGCACGCTTCAAACCGATACCGAAGTTATAACTTATCTTTTTGATCTTCTCGTCAGAAAACATAAACTTTCATTAGAAAAAGCCATTCAAATAGTATGCGCTCCTTTCTGGACGGACATTGAAAGAGAAAGCGCCGAATTAAAAAAAGATCTTAAAGCTTTAAGAGCCGTTTATTCAAGCGCTCTTATCAATGGACCTTTTTCAATAATTCTCGGAAGCGAAAAAGGAATGATAGCTTTAAACGACAGAATAAAACTTCGTTCAATGGTTGCCGCCGAGAAAGGCAGCAAAACTTTTGTTGCAAGCGAAGAAAGCGCAATAAGAATAATTTGTCCTAACCCCGATAAAGTATGGTCTCCAAGAGGCGGCGAGCCTGTTGTTGCCTTTCTTGAAGGAGCAAGCAAATGA
- a CDS encoding glutamate synthase-related protein, translating to MSLNFITPLFEVVRDDKKCIRCKVCVKQCSNQVHSYDEQDDIVLADDIKCVNCHRCVLLCPTRALQIKKYPLEFRENANWTGQAINEIYKQADTGGVLLTSMGNPKPFPIYWDKMLLNASQVTNPSIDPLREPMETKTIIGRKPDKLEFDKKGKLTTEMPPQLELNVPIMFSAMSYGSISRNAHESLARAATELGTLYNTGEGGLNRDFYKYGANTIVQVASGRFGVSPEYLNAGAAIEIKIGQGAKPGIGGHLPGRKVDEDVSATRMIPVGSDAISPAPHHDIYSIEDLRQLIYSLKEASGYKKPVFVKIAAVHNAAAIASGVVRAGADAVIVDGFRGGTGAAPLRVRDNVGIPIELALAAIDQRLREEGIRNQASLVVAGSIRNSADIVKAIALGADAVYIGSAALIALGCHMCHSCSTGKCNWGIATQEPELVKRLNPDIMYKRLVNLVSAWNHEIQELIGGMGINAIDSLRGNRLMLRGVGLNEKELEILGIKHAGE from the coding sequence ATGAGTTTAAATTTTATTACTCCGTTATTTGAAGTTGTCCGCGATGATAAAAAATGCATACGTTGTAAAGTTTGCGTTAAGCAGTGCTCCAATCAGGTTCACTCTTACGACGAGCAGGACGATATTGTTCTTGCCGACGACATTAAATGCGTAAACTGCCACAGATGCGTTTTGCTGTGCCCCACAAGAGCGCTGCAAATAAAAAAATATCCTTTGGAATTTAGAGAAAACGCAAACTGGACGGGTCAGGCGATAAACGAAATTTACAAACAGGCCGACACGGGCGGAGTTTTGCTTACCAGTATGGGAAATCCCAAACCGTTTCCTATTTACTGGGATAAAATGCTTCTTAATGCAAGTCAGGTTACAAATCCTTCCATAGATCCTCTTCGCGAGCCTATGGAAACAAAAACCATAATAGGCAGAAAGCCCGACAAACTTGAGTTTGATAAAAAGGGAAAGCTTACAACCGAAATGCCTCCGCAGCTGGAGCTTAACGTGCCTATAATGTTTTCCGCAATGAGCTACGGCTCTATTTCAAGAAACGCGCACGAGTCTTTGGCAAGAGCCGCTACGGAGCTTGGCACGCTTTACAACACGGGCGAGGGCGGGCTCAACAGAGATTTTTATAAATACGGAGCAAACACAATAGTTCAGGTTGCTTCGGGAAGGTTCGGCGTAAGTCCGGAATATTTAAATGCGGGCGCGGCTATAGAAATTAAAATAGGTCAGGGCGCAAAACCCGGAATAGGCGGACATTTGCCCGGCAGAAAAGTTGACGAAGACGTTTCGGCTACAAGAATGATTCCCGTAGGTTCAGACGCTATTTCGCCTGCTCCTCACCACGATATTTATTCCATTGAAGATTTGAGACAGCTTATATATTCGCTTAAAGAAGCCAGCGGTTACAAGAAACCGGTTTTTGTAAAAATAGCCGCAGTTCACAACGCGGCGGCAATTGCTTCAGGAGTTGTCAGAGCCGGCGCAGACGCCGTTATTGTTGACGGGTTCAGGGGCGGCACGGGCGCAGCGCCTTTAAGAGTAAGAGACAACGTAGGTATTCCCATTGAACTTGCTCTTGCGGCGATAGATCAAAGGCTTAGAGAAGAAGGCATAAGAAATCAAGCGTCGCTTGTAGTTGCGGGTTCTATAAGAAACAGCGCCGATATTGTAAAAGCAATAGCGTTAGGCGCGGATGCGGTTTATATAGGTTCTGCGGCGTTAATAGCTTTGGGTTGTCATATGTGTCATTCCTGCTCCACGGGAAAATGCAACTGGGGAATAGCAACGCAGGAACCGGAACTTGTTAAAAGATTAAATCCGGACATTATGTATAAAAGACTCGTAAACCTTGTGTCGGCGTGGAATCACGAAATTCAAGAATTAATCGGCGGCATGGGTATAAACGCAATAGATAGTTTACGCGGCAACAGGCTTATGCTTCGCGGAGTAGGTTTGAATGAGAAAGAGCTTGAAATACTCGGCATTAAGCACGCGGGGGAATAA
- a CDS encoding electron transfer flavoprotein subunit beta/FixA family protein produces the protein MNIIVCIKQVPNTTNVQIDAETGRLKREGVESIINPFDEYAIEEGVRLKERIGGKVTVVTMGPPQAESALREAISRGADEAVLVSDRAFGGADTLATSYALASAIKTIGDYGIIICGKQATDGDTAQVGPGIAEMLNIPHVAYVKKVESADASAIKVERMMEDGYDLIESPLPVLLTVVKEINTPRIPSLKGKMAAKKAVIKTLSAADIKADTQKTGLNGSPTQVMKIFTPPQRKGGEKFSGEAQDVAKSLTAKLSEIGII, from the coding sequence ATGAACATCATCGTTTGCATTAAGCAAGTTCCTAACACTACTAACGTGCAGATTGACGCGGAAACCGGAAGGCTTAAAAGAGAAGGCGTTGAATCTATAATTAATCCGTTTGACGAATACGCTATAGAAGAAGGCGTTCGTCTTAAAGAAAGAATCGGCGGAAAAGTTACCGTTGTTACAATGGGGCCTCCTCAGGCGGAAAGCGCTTTAAGAGAAGCAATTTCAAGAGGAGCCGACGAAGCTGTTTTGGTTAGCGACAGAGCTTTCGGCGGCGCCGACACTTTGGCAACCTCTTATGCTTTGGCGTCTGCAATAAAAACTATCGGCGATTACGGCATAATTATTTGCGGCAAGCAGGCAACCGACGGAGACACGGCGCAAGTTGGTCCCGGAATTGCCGAAATGCTTAATATCCCGCACGTGGCTTACGTTAAAAAAGTTGAGTCCGCTGATGCAAGCGCAATAAAAGTAGAAAGAATGATGGAAGACGGGTACGATTTAATAGAATCTCCGCTTCCCGTTCTTCTTACCGTTGTAAAAGAAATTAACACGCCGAGAATTCCGTCGTTAAAAGGTAAAATGGCGGCAAAAAAAGCCGTTATAAAAACGCTTTCAGCAGCCGATATAAAAGCCGATACCCAAAAGACAGGGCTTAACGGTTCTCCTACGCAGGTTATGAAAATTTTTACGCCTCCTCAGAGAAAAGGCGGAGAAAAATTTTCGGGAGAAGCCCAAGACGTTGCGAAATCTTTAACGGCAAAGTTGTCTGAAATCGGAATAATATAA
- a CDS encoding electron transfer flavoprotein subunit alpha, with the protein MANSIKVLSDKCVGCAACVDACPFGAIKMDGALAAIDLDQCKYCGACVKNCPANAIELQKEEQKVAINKNDYKNVWVYAEQRHGEISSVVFELLNEGRILADKLGVKLAAVLIGDNIKSKAQELINRGADKVYVYDDPAFIEFQDDPYSSVLTQLITKEKPEIILMGATNIGRSFASRVAARINTGLTADCTALDIDLETRNLQQTRPAFGGNIMATILTPKHRPQMATVRHKVFKEAKVQEGRKGEVVECKADISTLLNRTKFLGFIKDASGNVNISDADIIVSGGRGLGKPEGFKLIEELAELLGGAVGASRAAVDADWIPYSHQVGQTGRTVAPKVYVACGISGQIQHMVGMGSSDVIIAINKDASCPMMQTATYALEGDLYEIIPNIIKEIKASRCA; encoded by the coding sequence ATGGCAAACAGTATAAAAGTTTTATCTGATAAATGCGTAGGGTGCGCAGCTTGCGTGGACGCTTGTCCGTTTGGCGCAATAAAAATGGACGGAGCTTTAGCCGCTATAGATTTGGATCAGTGCAAATATTGCGGCGCCTGCGTAAAAAATTGTCCGGCAAATGCAATTGAACTTCAAAAAGAAGAGCAGAAAGTTGCAATAAATAAAAATGACTATAAAAACGTCTGGGTTTACGCCGAGCAAAGACACGGCGAAATTTCAAGCGTTGTTTTTGAACTTTTGAACGAAGGCAGAATACTTGCCGATAAGCTTGGCGTGAAACTTGCCGCGGTTTTAATTGGCGACAACATAAAATCCAAAGCGCAGGAATTAATAAACAGGGGCGCGGATAAAGTTTACGTTTACGACGATCCCGCTTTCATAGAATTTCAAGACGACCCTTACAGCAGCGTTTTAACGCAGCTTATAACCAAAGAAAAGCCTGAAATAATTTTGATGGGCGCAACAAATATAGGGCGTTCTTTTGCGTCAAGAGTTGCCGCAAGAATTAATACCGGTCTTACGGCAGACTGCACCGCGTTAGACATAGATTTGGAAACAAGAAACCTTCAGCAGACGCGTCCGGCGTTCGGCGGAAACATAATGGCTACAATTTTAACGCCCAAACACCGCCCGCAGATGGCTACCGTTCGTCATAAAGTTTTTAAAGAAGCAAAAGTTCAGGAAGGAAGAAAGGGCGAAGTCGTAGAGTGCAAAGCCGACATTTCAACTTTGTTAAACAGAACTAAATTTTTAGGGTTTATTAAAGACGCAAGCGGCAATGTAAATATTTCCGATGCGGATATTATAGTTTCGGGCGGAAGAGGTTTGGGAAAACCGGAAGGTTTCAAGCTTATTGAAGAGCTTGCCGAACTTCTCGGCGGAGCCGTAGGCGCTTCAAGAGCGGCTGTGGACGCGGACTGGATACCGTATTCGCACCAAGTGGGGCAAACCGGCAGAACCGTGGCCCCTAAAGTTTATGTTGCCTGCGGAATTTCCGGACAAATCCAGCATATGGTGGGAATGGGTTCTTCCGACGTTATAATTGCAATAAACAAAGACGCGTCATGCCCTATGATGCAAACTGCAACTTACGCGCTTGAAGGCGATTTGTATGAAATAATTCCAAACATAATTAAAGAAATAAAAGCGTCAAGATGCGCATAG